The following proteins are co-located in the Camelina sativa cultivar DH55 chromosome 12, Cs, whole genome shotgun sequence genome:
- the LOC104732035 gene encoding uncharacterized protein LOC104732035: MELARKDRHAMVAGDGLQKHNRNTSMSNPNIPYPCNPNLSSLYTQNSSYIYYGPQVRTVKESITSSTSATFLVYQCSTS, from the coding sequence ATGGAACTTGCTCGAAAGGACCGCCATGCGATGGTAGCAGGAGATGGGTTACAAAAGCACAACAGAAACACTTCCATGTCAAATCCTAATATTCCTTATCCTTGTAACCCcaacctctcttctctctatacCCAAAATAGTTCTTACATCTACTACGGTCCACAAGTACGTACCGTCAAAGAGTCCATAACGTCTTCCACCAGTGCCACCTTTTTGGTATATCAATGTTCAACGAGCTAG
- the LOC104732038 gene encoding uncharacterized protein LOC104732038, protein MAMAQNDRNTRIAQKAFEMVDKVYGKPPKQTTKPYDPKDEFPSRFSQNAYKYSGPKVYTVQEATSSTTISCSRAIYMYSPESTMKEPVVSHPTAHIQYFGGARPFVGNPNRFERPKGRVINCDEAAQLYGGVLIKQFRK, encoded by the coding sequence ATGGCAATGGCTCAAAACGATAGGAATACAAGGATTGCTCAAAAGGCTTTTGAAATGGTTGATAAGGTGTATGGTAAGCCCCCTAAACAAACCACTAAACCATATGATCCTAAAGACGAGTTCCCTTCTCGTTTTAGCCAAAATGCTTACAAATATAGTGGTCCAAAAGTTTATACCGTACAAGAGGCGACTAGTAGTACTACTATTAGTTGTAGTCGAGCTATTTATATGTACTCACCTGAGTCAACTATGAAAGAACCTGTTGTCTCTCACCCCACTGCTCATATTCAATACTTCGGTGGTGCCCGTCCTTTTGTTGGCAATCCCAACCGGTTTGAGAGGCCTAAAGGACGAGTTATTAACTGCGACGAGGCTGCCCAACTCTATGGAGGGGTGCTTATAAAGCAATTTCGTAAATAA
- the LOC104732036 gene encoding uncharacterized protein LOC104732036, producing the protein MAMAQNDKNRWVAQKGFEMLDTYLPYLFPPESTIREPVVSYPEHIKSFGGTRPFVGNPNRSERQKGRAITCDEAVRLYGGVLVKEFRNRK; encoded by the coding sequence ATGGCAATGGCTCAAAATGATAAGAATAGATGGGTCGCTCAAAAGGGCTTTGAAATGCTCGATACGTACCTTCCTTATCTATTCCCACCTGAGTCAACTATAAGAGAACCTGTCGTTTCTTACCCGGAACATATTAAATCCTTTGGCGGTACCCGTCCTTTTGTTGGCAATCCCAACCGGTCTGAGAGGCAGAAAGGACGGGCTATTACCTGCGATGAGGCGGTCAGACTCTATGGAGGGGTACTTGTAAAGGAATTTCGCAATCGTAAATAA
- the LOC104732034 gene encoding uncharacterized protein LOC104732034 has protein sequence MAQNDKDTRIAQKAFEIVDNVYGKSQKITPKPYVPENEFPIHFNQNSYEYGGPKFYTVKESTSTITARRVIYQSPNESTIVKPIVYHPTDRIQYFSGARPFVGHVDRFERPKKRAISCDEAVQRYGGVLIKEFRN, from the coding sequence ATGGCTCAAAATGATAAGGATACAAGAATCGCCCAAAAGGCTTTTGAAATAGTCGATAACGTGTATGGTAAGTCCCAAAAAATAACCCCTAAACCATATGTTCCTGAAAACGAGTTTCCTATTCATTTTAACCAAAATTCCTACGAATATGGTGGTCCCAAATTTTATACGGTGAAAGAGTCAACTAGTACTATTACTGCTCGCCGAGTCATATATCAATCTCCAAATGAGTCAACTATAGTAAAACCGATTGTTTATCATCCTACGGATCGTATTCAATACTTCAGTGGCGCCCGTCCTTTTGTTGGCCATGTTGACCGCTTTGAGAGGCCGAAAAAACGGGCTATTAGCTGTGACGAGGCCGTTCAGCGCTATGGAGGGGTGCTTATAAAGGAGTTTCGTAATTAA